CCGGATACCGTGTACACGACAGACGGTGCTGCAAGCTTCAGGTTACGAAATACTTGGGTGTTTTTTACTTGATCGGAGCTATTTAATGGAATGGAAAGCTTGTTGATGATCTTCCCGTTCTCTTGATTAATTTCAAACATCTCGAGCATCAATGGCTCTTTTCCTATTAGCTCACTTGTTGGAATTTTAATCGTTTGCGCAAACGTTCCCCATTCCGGGCCACCATTTGAAGCTGTGCCGAACCCACTTGCGACAACGTGCTTCCCTTGCTTGACTACGTATTGGTACGTACCTTCAAAAACATTTGCTTCCCCTTTTAAAGTGTACAGGAGAGCAGGCTCTGCTAGTTTGATATTCCGAAACCTATTTTGTTCGGCTGGTTCGTTGTAGTTTGTTTCTTGCTGCGTGGTTACTGGGGGAGCAGCTTGGTTAGCCCAAGTCGTGCCGAGGACTCCGGCAAAAACA
This genomic stretch from Brevibacillus brevis harbors:
- a CDS encoding Gmad2 immunoglobulin-like domain-containing protein is translated as MNKKTITVVAASILTCTVFAGVLGTTWANQAAPPVTTQQETNYNEPAEQNRFRNIKLAEPALLYTLKGEANVFEGTYQYVVKQGKHVVASGFGTASNGGPEWGTFAQTIKIPTSELIGKEPLMLEMFEINQENGKIINKLSIPLNSSDQVKNTQVFRNLKLAAPSVVYTVSGEASVFEGTYQYAVKQDEQVVAKGFGTASKGGPEWGEFSQEIVIPLSNLSKNNTSTLELFEIDQESGETKNKMVFPLK